From the Cucumis sativus cultivar 9930 chromosome 5, Cucumber_9930_V3, whole genome shotgun sequence genome, the window GCTCTTTCTTTACAAAAGTTTCATCGTAGAAAGAATCATAGAAATGAGAATCTTCACtgtttttatcaaaaaaaatcCACACCATTGGAGATGTCCTCCTGGTCCTTTCCTTATTTAGCCAACGTGAGACTTAGGACTCAGCCGACCACATAATTAGCTCTTGATTTTCTTCTATGGTGTCTCTCAACCCACATATATCACTTAATTATCCATTTAATCTCATCTCTCAGTATCACCAAATCCTTGGTAATTTTCTGGACAGGCTTCAAGCAATTCAGAATCAACAAAGAAAAGCAGTGGAATTGAGAAATCTCCAATCACAAAAGCAAAAATACCATCCAGATCCATCACTCCCAGTAATAGACCACGTATCAATTCATCAATTGATCCCAAAAACACCAAAAGAACCACAAACCCATCTCCAAACCCAAACCATAGAATCGATCAGACATCACAAATAGACCTCACAgtcaaaagaaacaacaacATAAAACCCACAAATCTTAAAGAAAGTTACACAGATTATCTAACATCAAACCTCTTGAAAGGATCAACAAACAGTGTAAAGccaaaccaaaaccaaaacccaaATCCAAGAAGTAGACCGACATCCCCAATTGTGAGATCGACAATAGCATCTCAAATTCCAGAGTTCTCAAACGAAACACCTCCAAATTTAAGGACCGACCGATCGAGCTCGGTGACGAGAGGTCGACAACCAGAAAACGTGGAGAAATCAGAGGCGAACCCGAGAAGGCAATCGTGCTCGCCGAGCGTGACGAGGGGACGGAAAGTGGAGGTTGCGAAACAGGAGAAGAACAGAGGAGGAAACTTGAGCAATAATGATCAGAGAAGAACTGAAACGACGAACATTCTTGGAAGTAGAATGGTTGAGAGAGTGATGAACGCGCGAAAAGCAATTGGAAATGAGGAGAGAGATGTCAAGCCGTCGAGACGAAGAGGAATCGGAGAATTCAGGCAAACGGTACGCAATTCTTTGTTTCCATAGTCTTCCATGAATGAcccacaaaatcaaatttgaaaataaagatttatAACATTAAGCTTACAATCACTTCCCCCTGCTCCCTCCTCTTTCTTCCCAATGCTCCACCTCTTCaccatttttgaaaaaaaaaaaaacttccttTCCAGTTTCCACCATTGAATTACGCttacttaaatttaaactctaTAATACAGATTCGTCAGAAATAAGAGTGAGAGAAATGATCAGTTCTTCATCATAAGGATGTTCAACAAGAAATGCAAAGATCGTACAAGTCAAATGATATAGTGTGGTCGACAtgtaaaatattgtatttgtgATACATAATCTCTTACGTTTACcttttgctattattattacttttacttATATACTATTTGTGTTCACGATTACTTCTACAAATAGTATTTAGAGCAATGGTAATGATTTTGGTTGTAACATgtcaatattattttgaaataaattagttGTTGTATAGATGTATTTGGAATGTAATTACCATATTAATTTACAATAGCTAACCTccctccaaaaaaaaaaaaaaaaacctataacTATGCATTCGTATCTTGAATGTTCTTCGAAATAACTATAATTAACATACATAATATAACATAGgaaatttagaattaaagattatataaactaaaatggactaaaattagttttttttttctttttttggtaagAAAGTATTATTGATTTGATGAAGCTAAGTGGGGATACCCTATACAATACTTAGCGTTCTTAGATTCGATTGTTGGATCAAGGCCTAAATGGTAGTTTAGATTATTGGGCCTGGCccaatatgtttatttatttaaaccgACTTGTTTTTCAGTAGTATCAcactcaaaatatttttatggaattaaaaagaatctaaaattcaaaatatatggTTTTACAAATAAATGATGAAGCAGATGAATATATTACAATTGAGGGAGAAGAAGTGATTGCCTGTTCATGGAAGTAAAGGGACCCAttgagaaaattatatatatttggacaATAAGTTGACTtggaataaacaaaaattggtgGGGCCAAAATAAATGGaacttaattaaaatcacttcTCAATATGACAATACATTGTATTTCTCTTCTAAGGGAGGAAAGCTTTTGATTTCATatcattcttctcttttcttttatagattTTAGATTGAGGATGAATATCAACATTTCACTATTTACATTAAACTAGATCGTGTAA encodes:
- the LOC101212726 gene encoding serine/arginine repetitive matrix protein 1 isoform X3; protein product: MNNGNGSKNRWMMGLHSKGRKERDNEDLHLFRELYKRDKERTACFLLPVDDLEHNHGGNSPFYRIHSIKKESGFGHLFEGNKNDYDWLKTPPATPLFPSLEMEATAPSHKNAQKETPLVQPLSQPQSQASSNSESTKKSSGIEKSPITKAKIPSRSITPSNRPRINSSIDPKNTKRTTNPSPNPNHRIDQTSQIDLTVKRNNNIKPTNLKESYTDYLTSNLLKGSTNSVKPNQNQNPNPRSRPTSPIVRSTIASQIPEFSNETPPNLRTDRSSSVTRGRQPENVEKSEANPRRQSCSPSVTRGRKVEVAKQEKNRGGNLSNNDQRRTETTNILGSRMVERVMNARKAIGNEERDVKPSRRRGIGEFRQTVRNSLFP
- the LOC101212726 gene encoding serine/arginine repetitive matrix protein 1 isoform X1; amino-acid sequence: MKISICSESFISATRNVLPASFFPSMTLNTTMVVLANSMVFIIQTIQSFVNFLDKLIIFSFAGNSPFYRIHSIKKESGFGHLFEGNKNDYDWLKTPPATPLFPSLEMEATAPSHKNAQKETPLVQPLSQPQSQASSNSESTKKSSGIEKSPITKAKIPSRSITPSNRPRINSSIDPKNTKRTTNPSPNPNHRIDQTSQIDLTVKRNNNIKPTNLKESYTDYLTSNLLKGSTNSVKPNQNQNPNPRSRPTSPIVRSTIASQIPEFSNETPPNLRTDRSSSVTRGRQPENVEKSEANPRRQSCSPSVTRGRKVEVAKQEKNRGGNLSNNDQRRTETTNILGSRMVERVMNARKAIGNEERDVKPSRRRGIGEFRQTVRNSLFP
- the LOC101212726 gene encoding serine/arginine repetitive matrix protein 1 isoform X2, producing the protein MKISICSESFISATRNVLPASFFPSMTLNTTMVVLANSMVFIIQTIQSFVNFLDKLIIFSFAGNSPFYRIHSIKKESGFGHLFEGNKNDYDWLKTPPATPLFPSLEMEATAPSHKNAQKETPLVQPLSQPQSQASSNSESTKKSSGIEKSPITKAKIPSRSITPSNRPRINSSIDPKNTKRTTNPSPNPNHRIDQTSQIDLTVKRNNNIKPTNLKESYTDYLTSNLLKGSTNSVKPNQNQNPNPRSRPTSPIVRSTIASQIPEFSNETPPNLRTDRSSSVTRGRQPENVEKSEANPRRQSCSPSVTRGRKVEVAKQEKNRGGNLSNNDQRRTETTNILGSRMVERVMNARKAIGNEERDVKPSRRRGIGEFRQTIRQK